The sequence below is a genomic window from Lolium perenne isolate Kyuss_39 chromosome 7, Kyuss_2.0, whole genome shotgun sequence.
cttcattaatagaggggatttcttacaaaggaagagccgattgctcaagggaggaagaacaaaagagaggtctattgaccaatctgctactactactagacctatactagtaggtgctgctctacgggccgttgctgccctcgtcgtcgccgtcggagctgccgtcggcgctgctgccagcGGGCTcttcgtcgctgctcccgtagccctcattgggagcctcctcctcctcgtcgtcatcgtcgtcgtcatctgatccggcgcggaagcgcttcgccggcgggaagtcttcgagggagtcgtcgtcctcctcttcttcctcctcctcggaggaagtgtagtcgtcccaggagaacgagtcatcctcgctcttcgcctccagttccccatcggcaaggaactggaggtcatcgtctccgctggtcaaggacttgtcgtcctcagaccagacggaggagtcatggtcctcctggtcccattcctctggggcgcgctcgttgtgcgccgccatcaaatcccactccggcgtgggttcgcgggaggaggaagatgaggaaagggaggattgggaagaaagacccgacgaggcggaggaggaggaagaggaagacattgctacaggagatggggttttttttggtgccgatggctagaacagagcaaggggatgaagaggcgaactgttcggcgcggttaaatataaggggatatagtggagatttaatgccacagctgtttccgaggaagtggtgccaaaagagaaaaaaaactgtcagatcacgcggagaagttgagaaggcaaggcatcatgatgaaggatactgcgacggttctgctctgccacgacatgacccgacgaagaaaaagcagagtggttttggaattatcattaccaaaaccaggggggcatgtgttatcaccagattttaaccaaatcaggagtgggccgtgattgaggtgggcttagcaaatatacgtagaaattattcatgaatcggccttgtataaagagtttgggctaaattgcccgtgtatctgtaaatatagtaggatacgtgtcggttaggattaaaagatagagtttagctcgtacacggttgggattattcccaagttagaaagtctacggactataaatatgtatctagggttattgagaaaaaggacgatcacgttcacaacaaaccaatctaggcgcatcgccaccccttgtttcgagggtttcttccgggtaagcgctatgctgcctagatcgcatcttgcgatctaggcagaatcttgtttattcgttgttcatgtgttgctcgtactgaagcctttttgatggcgagcaacaccgttatcatggatatgttagggttagcatcggtactttctcgacgtatttgattagtcatgcttcccctggatatctagccacccttgtaccgatcttaggtgcaagggtggcaccttgcttactcattgtttagtagattcgatccgttacgattgctccttgttcttcaaggattagtttgatatctacatagttaggccttacaaacgagttgaaggatccagtggcacgtaaggtatagtttgctagtcctagagaagatgttccgagaatcaactccacgttggtttttaggccttgtctagggttggtttattatcatctttcgtgtccgccaggctcaattacgcgtaggatgttccggttatgtggtgaaaaccctagatcatcgtagatcgtcttaacttaatattgatcaagcaggaccaccatgttatcgtagatctcatacgaatcatgggtggatcggctccttgagccgattcacaggacaacctgagagccgatcgaggctcgtatttaatgtttacgtgtatgccatgcaggaaactagtcgaagcaatccatcaccttcctgaccaggtataggtcaggtggcacgcccttgcaccagcatcggacgtgcgtgccggatctttgcgggccgtcacccgagggaccagggccctccagcagtcctgggagcctcccgactcttcgtgttgcccgtcgctactcgtcggtgggttttggtggtcaacaactTCAAAAAGATCTAGACTTGTTTTTTATTGTTATTGGAACTTATCCTTTCTTTATTTTGTCGTTGTTACAAGCCTTGCACTTCGAGCTTCACAAGAATATCTCTCTGCAACGCCGCGTTACCCTCAAACAAGCGGATCAAATTCATGATGCAAATGAGCGTATTGGAGAGCTGGAGAAGAAGCTTGAAGAAGCCCAAGGTATATATCCGACCACTCATGTAGTTTGTCAATCTTCCGACATGCATTTGCTTATAACTTGTTTGGTTGGACATGTGCATCTAGCTCCCTGGCCACTGCCTCTtcagaacttgagaacctgctctCTGCCCATAAGGATATGGAGTCAAACCCTAAGTTGGCGGAGGAAAAGCAGAAACTTGCTGAAAAGAAGCTTACCGAGAAGAACTCCAATTTTATCAGAGAGAAACCCGATCTggtggagaagcggaagaaggacATTGTCACGCTGAAGAACCTCCAATCTGATGTCCAAAGTCTCCAAGCATACATGACTCAAGCGAGACTAGGCTGGGACCTACTCAACACTAACGTCATGGGTAAGAATCCGGAGCTAGAATCTATGCTTTTCTCAGTAACTCTGAATTGCACTTTATCCTGAACATTTTCCGTTTACAGAGCCACTTCGATATGATGAAGCCCAGCACAATCTGTTTCCGCGTGACGATCTTATCAGGTTAGCCGGAGACGACTGCAAAGATCTGTTATCCGCCTGTCGCAAGATCTATCACAACTTGGCGATCAAGGACAGCCGAACCTACGATGTCTGCGTGCTCATCCAAAAGACGGACGTGCTGCCAGAGCTTGTGGTTGATCTCCAAGCCTCTTCGGCTCGAGGCGCTGCTCAGATGTCCCTCGCCATGTGCCTGGCCCATGCTCCGACTCTCAACATCGACGTAGTTACCACTGGCATTCCAAAGGATGCAAATCCGAACCAACTGCTAGATGCTTGCAGTGGCTATGACACCCGGATCGCTTGACGCATACGCCAtgatgaattctacgacaaggtcgtgctTCCCTCTGACGAACCCCTCGAAGCGGAGCTCGAAAAGGCCCGTGAAGTGGAAGCGAGACCTGCCGGATCCGAGGATGGGAGTCGATGCACATGGACCAGTTCCAAGAAGGCAGAAAGAACAAGGCCAAGAGCGGTGACGAAGGCGCTTCTTCTCCGGCTAAAGAAGCGGAGAGGTGAAAAACTTGTTCCTGCGAGAAAAATATGAACGCTGCGTCATTCGGCTCCTTCGTGGGTTGGTAATATAAAGTTATTTTGAAGTAGTTAGGACAAAAAACTACGCAAGAAAAATTATGGGAGAAAACACTTATCCTGCGACCATTATATATGTGTGGTCTTTTGTtctaaagcaagtgctggtttctgAATTATCCGGCTCActtatttgaccttccacgagccggaagacctttagccggaaacgctcgccgacggcgacgaagcccaatggcaatccgtcaataaccacggaaacaagcccccagccgagGTGCCAGAAGTCGCAACCATGAATCCATAAGTTCGCAATAGAAAACTCattcaccagaaaacttaagcttaggtCCTACtgcacgattttgaaaatcacaacattatacacgcctaggcggaaacatccagctttgCGTTTtttgtcggaaaacatacacgatccaaaaatgaacaataaaaggaggtaaaagactcaaagagtgaaccataggctttatttcattgatcatgtataataaCTGTTACAATGTATGTAATGCAAAAAtttctaagtgtggaaaggacgtagctgtgctatattccaaGGATGGCCTGTTTCACCGTATACGTCACCCGGATCCTCCCTCTTGCGTTTCCGATGCCAAttggcaggtctatcctttaactcACAGATATCAACGAGATAGTAGGATCCATTGTGCAACACTTTCCTCAtgacgaaaggtccttcccatggggattgcAACTTACGCTCTTTCACcagccgaaggcggaggaccatgtCACCTTCCTTTGAGTGGTTCCAgactcgacggctatgatagcgtcggagtttctgccggtagatggtggagcgttggtcagcttggttccgagcttcttcgagcaggtccacagatagctgtcgagCCTCATTCGcattttcttcattgtaggcggaaactcgcgaatAATCATGGGTGATGTCGGAGGGCAACACTGCTtcagatccgtataccaggaagaaaggtgTAAAACCAATTAATCTGTTAGGGgttgttcgtaaactccacatgacagaatctaactcctcagcccaagctccggctgctcgctgcagtggttcttcaaggcgagtTTTAAGTCCAGCTAGTATAAGGCCATTGGCTCGCTCGACCTGCCCGTTGGATTGTGGATGCGCCACAGAGGCAAGATCTAGTCGGATCCCCATATCATTGCAGTACTCCTTCAGTTCTCCGTGCGCAAAGTTTGTTCCATtatctgtgatgatgctatgtgGGATGCCATATCTCACTACGAGGttgcaaacaaattttagtgttgtagcaccatcggcttttctcactggcttggcctcgatccacttagtgaacttgtcaatagcgaccaggaAGTACTCAAATCcaccaggagatgattttttcaattttgcgaccatatcgagcccccagagcgCAAACGGCCaaagtgatagggatggtcttcagctcctgaGCCAGAGCGTTTGGTTGTGTGACATAGTATTAGCAACCGCGGTAAGTTTTAACTATTTTCtcaacatcttctttagctgttagcAAGAAAATCCTTGCCGGAAAGCTTTTGCAGCGAGGGATCTAGGAGCGGGTTGATGCCCACAATCACCAAGGTGGATCTCTCTAAGAATTGCAATGCCATCTTTGTTTGAGACGCACTTCAAGAAAATCTTCTCTTGTAGAGCTACGCATCAACTATTGTgcaggttcttgctcgtctgacgatctgtcgcgcgaggacttcatcctccggcagcttctgatcaatgaggtagaCCAAGTAAGGCTTGGTCCATGCCGGAGTGATAACCATCACTTCTTTAGCCGGAGATATTGTCACgtctggattttccgggttagcgcccttcacagaGGGTGTCCGCAGATGTCAAGGAAGATTTTAGGCGGaatgggtttcctgccggatccgagcttggattgcATATTTGCGGCTGTGTTGtaatctctcctgacgtacttgacttcatatccAAGGAAGCACTTGGCAATCTCGTCAACTTCTTCTCTGTAAgctgccatgacggagtttctggcgttccaggttccggctacttgttgtgccaccaggtcggaatctccgcaacatatgatGTGTTTGATCCCAATCTCCTTAGCAATGTGCAATCCATGTAGTAGagcttcatattccgccatgttatttgtagcttcaaagtgaatctgcagaacgtactgcagttcttctccggtaggtgacttcagggtaactccatcccccgagccttgatgttgcttggatccgtcaaagtgcatgacccaagCTTCTGGTTCTGGCACAGGTGTGCCTTCTGGCGCTTCAGTCCAATCAACGAAAAATTCCTCCAAAATTTGAGACTTGATTGAAGTTCTGGCTttctagttgatgtcgaaggcggagagTTCTATTCCCCACTTCGCTAAGCGCCCTGTTGCGTCCGAGGTTTTGATGATGGTTGACAATGGAGCTTTACTCACAACTGTCATggggtgctcctggaagtagtgtcttagCTTCCGGCTACCTAGGAACACTCTGTAggatagcttctgaaagtgagggtatctctgtttGGATTCCGTCAGGACATCGCTAATGTAATATACGggcctttggactccgtactcatgttcttcctttcgctccaccacgatgacgaggctgatgactttgttggaagCTTCCAAGTAGAGGAGCATGGACTCTGACTCTTGTGGAGCCGCCAAAATAGGTGGGGAGGagagtatgtccttcaacccctgaagtgctgcatctgctgcgtcgTCCCACACAAATTTGTCTATTTTCTTCAGTAGCTCGTacaaaggtagtgccttctcgccaagacgactACAAAAtagacaagtattaatgtttccggttaatacaattatagcatggatgcaaacatttatcataaacacagagatataataataaccattttattattccttcttgggtatatctccaacagtttCCCACttacactagagtcaataatctagattacatggtaaTATACCTAACATCCATGGCGTTCTAGTGTAGGTGATGTTTCGCTCTAGGGAGAGGTTTAGTCAACAAATCtaccacattcagatctgtgtgtactttgcaaatatttATGTCACCGTCTTCAACATACTCGCGAATAGAATGAAACGTAGCTTGATAtgtttcagcttcttgtgtgaccttggctcctctgcattggctatggcactcatgttgtcacaatagatggtgatcgggtccaacgcactaggaaccacaccaagctcagtaaTGAAACACTTCATCCATATCGCCTCTGATAAAGCCTCCGAAGCAGCAATGTATTCTGATTAAGTTGAAGATTTCACCACAACGCTTTGCTTAGCACTTCTCGAGCTCACTGCTGCACCATTTAAAATAAATACGtatccagattgtgacttagagtcatctggATTAGTGTTCCAACCagtatcggtgtaactggttacaacaagatcttgatcacctccataacaaaaaaACACATCCTTAGTCATTTTGCCCGTCAACGGTAGATGACACGCAGACTAGAAAATGACGTACAAGTGACGATTTTTTTCCATCAACGGTACGGGTTACCACCCGCGGACCTTCGATTTTGTGTCACAAGTGCAGTTGCAGTTCCTCAAGCCGTGGTGGCAGCGCTCCAGCAGCCACCCCATCACTATATTCTCTTGCTGGAATACCATTGACGGTGGGCGCTCGCTGAGCCGTGCCTACACCGAGACGTCTCCCTTCCCGGAGGCTGGCACCTCAACAAAGGCAAGGTGTTGGTGCCGCCTGCCCCTACGGATGGGCTGACGCTTCGTGACGGGATGCGCCGCCGCATCCAGCGGCTACCGCTGGTGCAGCGGTATGATCACGCATACATGCACGCTAGCTTCTTGCGCGCATTTCTAGAGTGGAAGCACGAGACTTGGCGGGCGATCCGCGAGGTGCGGGATTTTTAGCTCAACGAGGACAATGGTGTCCTAGCGGTCGCGACcagcgaggacgaggaggaggaggaggaggaagacaacgACGAGGAGGAGTAGGAGGACAACCCTCCCGCTTCCTCCAAAGTGCCTATTTTGGCCTCATGAAAACGTCTCCCCCCAAACTCAAAAAAAATCGATTCCCCCTCGCCCCCGCGCAGTACGCAGGAGCCCGCACGATGTTTTCAGCGCGCCCCGCTTCCCCGTTTCCCTCCCCGCCCCAAATCCCGATCTCCTCCAATCTTTTCGCGAAAATTTTCAAGATTCGCCGGCTCATGTAGGCCTCGGACCAAAAATGGCAAGAAACACAGATCCTTTCGCTCCCTCCACTCCTCTACAGCCAAAATTTTCCTCCGAAACTCAAATCTTGCCTTCTCTTCCCTCCCTGGCTCCATGCCCCCTGTACAAATACCATGGAAGATCCTGGCAGTCCCATCCCAAGCTCCAATTCGAGCCACCTCGCCGCCTAGTATACCACACAGCCCCAAATCCAAGAGCGGCACCTCCTGCCCCAGATGGCAGTTGACCGCGCCGACAAGGAGAACCTGCCGTCGGCGGCCGCGGTCGCCCGACTCCACGGCGTCGCTGTCAAGAGCTGCAAGCTGAAGCGGCTCGGGAGGGCGCGGAGGCGTGTGCCTCTCCGGGACATCACCAACCTCGTCGTTGCGGAGTCCGCGGTACCCGAGTGGCAGCCGCACGCGTGGCCGGCGACGGCGGAGCTGGCGAAGGCGGGGCCTGCCGGGAAGaaccttgctgctgctgctgctgctgctgcgggaTCGAAGGCGGGCAGATACTCTCTCCGGAAAGAGTTCAGATAGCCAAAAATTGTACATGGATCTGTATACTACTCATTTGGTTGTCCAACGATTCATTGGACTAAAATTTTGCCGGATTGGTTTCCTCATATCTGTATTCGTGATTATACGAAACGAGCCGCTGAGAAAGGAAGAAACAGTAAAAGAGGTGAATTTGGTCTTTAATCGGTTAAATTTGTGAATTGCTGAACCGTAGTCTGGAGTTGTGAGTAACTCATTTTATTTTCAGACATCAAACTTGGATCTTTTTGGATCTGTTCCTCCAGTTCTTCAGGTCCGCTTGCTGTTCTGAATTGTACCTCTGAAGCCAAACCTTATTAAGCACTAGTCGGCCGTGCAGCTTGTATATAGGCTTGGGTTTTCAGTCCGTTGATTACTATGCAACCAGTGCAACCGAGAAACTTATTTTGTGTGACTACCAGGCAAATTTCTGACTGATCCTAAATCAAGAGCTAATCAAGCACGAACACTGAAGATGCTGAATCTGTTCAGGGACGAAATGTAACTTGTCTGAATTGCATTGAGTTATGTTTTTGGTCCACCTATATGGCATTTGGAAGATTACACGGTTCAAACGCTGTATCAAGATGCAACTTATTTGCTGCATCTGGTTTAAGTATACACGCGACAGTGGTATGGGCTCCGGGCTCGCTACCTGTCGCACCGCATTCGCAGTTTTGCGGAGTAACCGGGGCAAGACAAATTTGGTTTTGTGGTACATGGACTCTTTTGCATTTCAGAAACTGCAAACAAAATTATCACAAAAGAATACTATGGATTTCTACTCGAATGCTACATAGTTCACCTCATCAACAATGTAGGAATACTATACATCTATGCAATCCCACTTGTTGGCGGTAGCACTTACCCTGCCACTGCTCGATGATGAAGCCCCGTGTTCCTCATCACCATCTCTCTTCTTCACTGAACTCAATATCTCAGCCCTGTGCCTTTCCAATACACTCTAGTCTCCTTATCCATCCCAGTATGATCCATAAACATAACATGGTTTCCCTTTCTAAATAGTGGAATGTTATCCATTCAAGTCAATTCATGGTCTCATGATGTCGTAGCTAAACTTTGTTTGTCTTGTGCTCCTTAAATTTATCTCAATGTCAACCATATCGTACATACTCAACCTTTAGAACAAAACAAAAGTTACACACCACCGTACAGCTGTCGAAGAACACAAAACTCTCAAAGGAAATCTAAGATTTTCCTATCACATATATGTTGGTCCACATCGGGAATCTCACCAAAACTTAATTTTTTCCGGCGAGCAATGAACACGGCACCGACCACGCGTATTTGGCCGAGGAGAGAGGCCATAGACCCCTTACCCCTAGACGCATAGATGCGAAAGGTTGAGGAAGCGTGTTGCTCAAACGTCCCTTGTCAGGCTCcttctgacgtgggcattaccttcCGGGCACCTATTATTGCTATACCCGATGCGGATTATGGAGGTAGATTAGCACAAGAACTTGATAAGCTGGACCAACATATATTATCGACTAAGGAAAGCTGAAAAAAGGAAAGTCCAATTTGTAATAGACTAGGACTTGTAAACCATAGCCCGGTTACATATATAAGGCCAGGGCAGGGGCATGGGCACGTAAGATCATAGACACAATACACACATAGACACAATATCATAcccgcagattagaactagaTTAGATACAATCCGCATGTGGCGGCACCCTGTACATATATTTATATACTGGATTTCTAGCAGGATGTATCGATTCTCCACCGtgaggacgtgaacctgggtaagtCGTGCGCCATCTCGCTCCTGGAATTTTCGGGTGTCGGCTTTCCCAAACCTAAGTTCATAACCTTGGGCATTGCCGAGGGTATAACCTCGTTATTAGTGCCATCTGTGGGAAACGCTGCCACTGAATTTTATCATCCGGACAGGATCCTTCATCGACATCTAAACAAGATCTTCATCGGCTCCTTCCACATCACGCGTTTCAGATCCATCTACATCGATGCCGCCCCGTGGAACACGACGAGAGCACAAGGCGCGGGCGTCACCGCGCAGCCACGCGCCACTGCACGATGGTACGCATGGTGCACTCGACAACCAACGTGCGTGCCTGATAGCAGGGGCCGTAGGAGCTGAACGTCAAATCACTTGAGGACGTCTTAGCCGAAGAAAATCCACGCCGTCTCGCTGTCGAGGAATCAAGGATGGATCGATCAATGCATCACACGCTACCAAAGGCGTGCTCTTCACAAGTTTCAATAACTATTGGTTTGCTAACCAGCCCCGTGAGCAAgcaccaaaagaaaaaaaaaggagatcGATGAAGATGCTAACTTCGTATGTACGGGCGTACGTGCTTTTCAAGACCAAAATAGCAAGCCAGCAAGAGCTGGCCGTGGCCTTGTACAATATTAATAGCCGCGTTTGGCC
It includes:
- the LOC139833878 gene encoding uncharacterized protein, which gives rise to MVFQQENIVMGWLLERCHHGLRNCNCTCDTKSKVRGCRLGEKALPLYELLKKIDKFVWDDAADAALQGLKDILSSPPILAAPQESESMLLYLEASNKRYPHFQKLSYRVFLGSRKLRHYFQEHPMTVVSKAPLSTIIKTSDATGRLAKWGIELSAFDIN